In Phoenix dactylifera cultivar Barhee BC4 chromosome 11, palm_55x_up_171113_PBpolish2nd_filt_p, whole genome shotgun sequence, the following are encoded in one genomic region:
- the LOC103722495 gene encoding uncharacterized protein LOC103722495, which translates to MSAATATAVAMALAVAVALGMVATSAEAGDNNRVFQPCADTKIQRGDGFTFGIAFSTRDSFFFNQIQLSPCDRRLSLASSANSQLALFRPKVDEISLLTINTTTYPAVTNGGFMVAFAGRKYAARSLPAFIGNSSYTVTSFTLVLEFHKGTLQNLYWKRDGCASCSGKSNFVCLNKQECAIKTSNCKNANQGGSVDCSIGIQLAFSGTDKHDAVLNSWYEVSNLQQYSLYGLYSNLRDSLTSQYDKIF; encoded by the exons ATGAGTGCGGCGACGGCGACGGCCGTGGCGATGGCCCTGGCGGTGGCGGTGGCGCTGGGAATGGTGGCGACGTCGGCGGAGGCCGGGGACAACAACCGGGTGTTCCAGCCGTGCGCGGACACCAAGATCCAGAGGGGTGACGGCTTCACGTTCGGCATCGCCTTCTCGACCCGGGATTCCTTCTTCTTTAACCAGATCCAGCTCTCCCCCTGCGACCGCCGCCTCTCCCTCGCCTCCAGCGCGAACTCCCAGCTCGCCCTCTTCCGCCCCAAGGTCGACGAGATCTCCCTCCTCACCATCAACACCACCACCTACCCCGCC GTAACTAATGGTGGATTCATGGTAGCATTTGCTGGTAGGAAGTATGCAGCAAGATCCCTTCCAGCATTCATTGGTAACAGTTCATATACTGTTACCAGCTTTACACTG GTACTTGAGTTTCATAAAGGCACACTTCAGAACTTGTATTGGAAGAGAGATGGTTGTGCTTCATGTTCAGGGAAGTCAAACTTTGTCTGTCTGAACAAACAAGAGTGTGCAATCAAAACGTCCAACTGCAAGAACGCGAACCAGGGTGGCTCGGTTGATTGCAGCATTGGAATACAGTTGGCCTTCTCAGGTACTGATAAGCATGATGCTGTCCTCAATTCATGGTACGAGGTTTCCAACCTCCAGCAATACTCCCTCTATGGACTGTATTCCAACCTTAGAGATTCTCTCACCAGCCAGTACGACAAAATCTTCTAG